Part of the Periplaneta americana isolate PAMFEO1 chromosome 4, P.americana_PAMFEO1_priV1, whole genome shotgun sequence genome is shown below.
atttttatgaaactttgtatgaaagttacaggtagcaaatattttcgtgcacaaactatatttactgttccataagaggaactacccctttatagaggtgtaagtaaacaaaattaataacttctctcctatccaacagatttttatgaaactttatacagaagttataggtggaatatatttttgtctacaaagtctgattatgtttgtaCTCCTTTGTTctggtgcatttagacagaattaataacttctctcctattatttttatgaaactttgtaaaacaattaggcctacaagtagcatacagatgtaatcagaatttgtacacaaaaatatatgttacctgtaactcctgcacaaagtttcataaaaatctgttatgtaggagagaagttaattttgtgtaaatacactTCATGTAAAGGGGTACTTCTTCTTATGGAacagtaaatatagtttgtacacaaaacatatattGTACCtataacttccgtacaatgtttcaaaaaatctattagataggagagaagttattgtttttgtctaaaaccacccccTATAAACGGTTAATTCATCTTACATAAACGTAGTCACTTCTATCTCACAATCTCACTTTCTCAGTTGTAAGACGTATCGTTTCCTCTTTTTCTAAGAGTTAAAATAATAATGTGGTATATTTTAAGTGAAATGCCTGTGTTTGACCTACAAACTGATAAGACTTTTGTGTAAGATGAATTTCAAAAGTTTATAATAGGGAAAGCATCATCGCTTTCTTTATTGTGTCAGCTGACAGATGGCAGTTTCCAAATCGAATGTAAATAAAAGGAAATGGTGTCATACGCTGATAAGATAACAGTCGGTCATGCAAATATAAGCTAAACGAGTTCATTTATAGGGTTCAAAGGAGGTTGGGTATTCGAAATTTAAAAATGGAAACTCGATTTCATATCAATATGTGAAGATTGATATGCATAACTTTTACAAGAATTAGTATTGCTTTATTGTGGAAATGAAAAAATCACAAGCAAAGTACTTGCCTGCTTATCACATGTGGAAATgaaaagatgataatgaaagCAAAAATGGTAAACCGGTAAGAccaaaatattctaaaaaaatatggaaaagaaCGCTTATGAGTGCGTAGACAGTCGAAAAAAGAACGAAAAACAATTTTACAAAatgtatcaataaataataatatactacacCTACATCAACTGTAAATATGCAATTATTCTGTGTTAATGAAATACAATGTCATAAAACACTTTTAAATtacttcaataaatattttattaacaataagtttgtTACACCTGTATGAACAATATCTAAAACTGTGAACATGATTACATAGCAGGCAATCCAAGAGATTTCATtgaggggacactatggtgaaatatctgtgaaaaattaagaaaatccactcaaaaatttattgtgactctctatttagactgagctcaaaaatcTAATtcatttatattcccatttctattttcaagcttttgagcaaatatatactaaaaattttgaaaactttgttgCAAGGagtctttttagtgacgtcaagacaaaatatattaaaaaatataatttcaaaactattagccctaaggGCATCagattttgtacagatgatagtattgcgagcatgtttatgtagtttaaaattaataaatgtttgatgaaaattgtagaagttttaaaactcaCATGTGTTCCCTTAATTCCCTCTCACTTTTTATTGATCGCTTACAGAAAGGAAAATGACATAgacattcattttttcattattactTATTGAAGAAGAAGTATAATTTCTCTCCGTCCATGAGTTCCAAATAATCTTTCTTCATGTTTGTTTATGTGACAAGTTACTTTCTAATTATCTCTTTTTGAGTCTTGGACACAGAGATGTTTGTCTCTCCGTTTTGATAACTTGAAATAACACGAATTGATACCTAATTATCTCTGGTTTCGAGAGATAAAAGGAAAATTTCTCTTTCTATGTTTCTGTGACTATAAGTGATACAATTATAGacagattttactttctttctccatgaattaaaataatgacttaaAAGCCACTTCCCAGTCATCACTGTTGACGTAATGAGAGAGTAGTTCCATTGCTGAAGTGACTGTTATGCCGGCAGGTGCTGTGCAACACAGGGGGTCTGACAGAGATCCCCATCAAGTCGCTGCCCCCCACAGTGGAGCACCTCTCTCTCACCAAGAACCACTTTCCAATCATCAAGAGCGACGCCTTCGCCGGTCTGAGGGGGCTCAAGAAGCTCTCTTTGGACGGCAACAATATCTCCACTATCAAGCCCTTCGCTTTCAGGGGCTTACCGCGCCTGCGCGAGCTCTCCATCCAGCACACACCTCTCACTACAGTGGCGCAGTTCGCGTTCGCAGGCCTGCAGAACATCTCCACCATCCTGCTCGGCCACAACCGCATCCAGCGCGTCGAAGGCTACGCCTTCGCTGGCACTTCCAACGTTCGCCTGCTACTGCTCAACAACAACCCACTTCACCGCGTCGATACTTCAGCGTTCTCAGGTCTCACGAACGTTGAACGCCTGATATTCCCTTCAGGAATTCGTTCTGTTGAGCCGGACTCGTTCAGTGGCTTGGATACTGTAGGAGTGCTCAAACTAGCCTTCATGGATCTCTCATCTCTGAAACCATTCACATTCCGTGGTCTGAGCCATGTACACGTTCTAGCAATACAGGACTCAGATCTTGGAATAATACGCGCTGGCGCATTTGATGGTATGACCCAGATAGGGATTTTGAGCCTCAAAAACAACAAAATTGATGCAATTCAGGAGCTGAGTCTCAAACCTATCAATCGGATACGAATCTtgcatttccatggcaaccatCTTCTCGAGACGCCCTTGCCAGGCGCTGTGGTCATACAGGGTGTGGAGGTACTCAATGTGATCGATAACCATTTCCCATGTGACTGCCATATCCACACCCTTCTAGAGAGTCCTCTAGCTAACGACACAACGGGGGTGGATTTTCGTAGCAAGAATTATTGTATCTCCCCTCTAGAGGTGAATGGGAAGCCCATGAGCAGCCTTGATCTGGATGCTATCGGCAGATGTCAGGAACAGGTCACGAGGGGTAACCTGGAGGCATCTAAGGGGCCAGCGGATTCGGGAGGGGTCAAAGCGTCTTCCCTTCTGGTGTTGTGGGTTCATATCTTGGTTAGTGCGTTAGTTACATCATTGCTAGCTGTTCTTTGTACGAGATGAGATCAGCTTGACGCGTGGTAACACAGATTTCATGGGGCCTATTCTATTGCATGCGCGGAGACTTCAATGCACGGTCAATTCTTTTATGTACAGTGAGTTTGGGCCCAACGTACAATGTTTCAGTTCTGCATGCGCTCTCTGGTCATCTATGATTAAAATAAATGGATCTCACATATGCTAATACAGGGGTGTGGCAACATTTCTTTCTGGGGGCCTGTAATAAAAATTTGAATACTGAGAGAGCAGAATTGGAAGCTTAGTAAAATCATGTGTCATAAATAATTACGGTGAGTAATAAAAAAGTGATTTTATCTATCTTCAAGCACTAGATAAGTATGTAGGTTTCGGATATGTAGGAGAAAAACAGAcaatttgaagagttcagaaccatagtgacccaagcgccatttattaaaaacgaagaaagcaaggattaaagttatgTGGACACttcagtttaatgaagattaacatatcatttagttttaatgtgtatactttatattacttgctatatgtttcattaaaatatgctaataacttaacttcaacccttgctttctccgtttttaatatatgtggcttggcccactatggctctgagcccttcatttAATATagacattgaaataaaaaaaaacacgaagTTTTATGTTCCGCAGACGTATTAATAGGGCAGTGACAGTTGTGGCTGCCAGAAGAGGCTATGATGTGCTGTCCTTCTGTGGGAATAATTTGAATGTTCTTATTTCTAATCGATTGACGGAcgtgttaaaattaattattttaatgtctaCATTACAACATAAACTTCCGATGCTTATGTTTGATATTTTCATTTCTCATAATGCAGTATCTCTATGAATAGGCTTCCGACGGCGTTGGATTTGTCAGCGCCGATACTAGTATTTCCTCCTTTCCTTTCGAAAAAGAACTAAAACCAGGGATCTCGTTTCGTAGATTTCAAGGCATATGAAATACCTTGATTCTGAATGAAACCGCTTCATTTAACGTTCATCAACTAGCAATTTCTCGGCAATACGTTTCCACTCACTGTGAACGGATGTCTTCACAGAAGAATTTCTTGTGAGACTGCAGAAATATCAGAAGGGAAAAATCTGGAAAGTATGAAGAAAATAGTAACTATCACAGGCCGATGGAAAAGATCATTGAGAGTTATGTATGTTAGCTCGAAAACTATCAATTTATTGGTTGAGACCGGTTAATTTCGATTGTTTCAGATTTCACTCTATACATAAAATGAAAAGCATTTTTTTCACTactaaataattatatgaaaaccAAAATACGGAAAGGACATTATGAGCAGAAATAGAAGCCTCGCGTACACTTTGCTCTTGGAATCGATTATGAAAGTTACTCTGGTACACATAACTTTGAACTTCGCCTCAATTATAAAGTTTCTCTCGAACAACAACAAGGAAACAGACTGTAGCAATTTGCATTACAAGTATGGTGACAtgctattaataaaattaatatataggtCAAAATCATTTCACATTCTAGTTCTTCTAGTCGCTGATATCTTTAATTCCTCAGGCACAGCATTAGACTGTCATTCATTTTTTAGAAGAAACGAACTCGAAGTGTTGATCGGAAATTGAGCGTTTGTCttatttctattgtattattttctatgTCATAGAGGGGGCGAATCGAAGGCACTTTACACTGTGAATTAAAGGTCTATTCTTTTTGTACTTACTGACACACTCGTCAAAACAAGAATACTTCTGTGAATGATGGAAGTCAAGTACACGCCATTGGACAAAAAAAAGTTATTGTGATTATATTCACAGAAAAATCATTGTTATGCATTCTAAACTTCGACAGTTTGTAAAATAAAACATGATATGAacattgaagaaaaataaaatgtaatagtaCGACTAtggaaaaacattcaaaatttaataatatcaatGTGAAATTCTACAAAATGCAGTAATACAATcatgggaaaacaatttaaactTAATAATATCATGGGAAAATTCTTAAAATTGAACAGTAGGATTACAGGAaaacagttaaaatttaataatatgatcacaggagaaaatttaaaatttaataatatgaccACGGGAAAAGatataaaattcattaatattatcgcgggaaaacatttaaaatttaataatatcaatGTGAAAGCatacaaaatacagaaatacaaTAATGGTGAAAgtgaatttaataatatgatcacgggaaaagaatttaaatttaataatgtcatcatggaaaaaaaaattaaaatttagtagtAGGATTAcgagaaaacaattaaaatttaataatatcatcacagagaaatttgaaatttaataatatgatcACGGTAAAGCATAACATTTAAAAATCATAGGAAAATATATACGATCGTGGGaagaaatttaaagtttaataatataatcataagaagacatttgaaatttatcttcgagcatggaaaaacaaaaaaaaaaaataataataataataaaaataaaaattattaaaaaaaaggttTAATAATATGATTAAGCAAGaacatttgaaatttaatatcatcatgggaaaacatttgacactttaatacaaaGATCATGGAAAAACgtttgaaatttaataatatgaccacgggaaaacattttaaattaaatatcattatgggaaaacattaaaatttaacattgtgATCACGGGAAAActtttgaaatttaataatatcataataggaaaacatattttgtaatgaagtaaTAGTACAATCATGTGAAAacgtttaaaatataatataataacggaaaacacttaaaatttaataacatgataataggaaaatgtataaaatttaaaaatataattactggAAATACAAAGAATTTCAtatcattatattaaatatataaactaTAATGCGATCATGGAAAAGACCTTAAGCTCAATAATATATTCATGGGAAGACATTAAAcatttattagtagtagtagtagtaatatgatCACGgaaaaacatttgaaattttatatcatcacgggaaaatatttaaaatttaattctattatcgtgggaagaaaaacaaaatttaacaaTATTACTACGGGAAAagatttgaaatttaataatattatcaaggGAAAAcgtttgaaatttaattatatcatCATGAGAACACATTTGAAATTGAATATTATCAACTTtggaaaacatttaaaatgtaataatatgatCGCTGGAAAACATATGGAATTGAGAAATTTCATCATTGTAGAACAcctgaaatgtaataatattattggaaaaaattgaaagtttaatAATACGatcttgaaaaaatattaaaaattgaataacattaaaatgaaagctttaatattatattcatttcgGCATATAGCTTGTACTTTGGCATAcatgattttgaaatatttgtgatattattaattatagtttattCCTTCAAGTAGACCATAATATTAtactaaaaaaaagaattaattaaaagtaggcctataggcaaaatcaatattaaaataattaagacGATTAGTGTTAAAAACTGTTCGATTTTATTGcacaaaatacagaaaaagaattttggttttgtcGAAAAGAGATTTCGGGATTTTCATGAAAATGCACGTTTTTAGCATTCATAATAACGAGAAGAAGACTTTTGACATGCATACCTTTTCGTTGGTATAGGTTTCCCCCACACTATGAgatggattttattcatattcagaatTTGCGTGTGACCTGATATTAAGTAAACAATTTACATGAAATGCTGAAGAtaattaacaatttttattatcacCACCCCATTAGAATGTGCCTGGTCCTAATTTTTAGCTTAAAACATAGAGATTTCATATTTTGTACAATAGTGGCTCTAAAATTGAAGTTacagcacaatctagtatatacagtcacgaagcttgagttgtgagggtgctaggaacaatagactgtgcaggtactatttcgcattgtctgtaatgaggcgatattaacgatcctagcggttagcaactatctatggatgcatatttactatattgagcttcgtgactgtatatactagactgtagtcaCATTATCAGAAATTGAAAACTAACGTGAGAAAAATGACTGTTGAATTCAGTCTTACCATTATGAATTCGTTTGTTTGATGTCACTTCTAACCGGAAAACGAGAGCTGACTGGTCAGAAATTGGCAATTGACGCAAGCCTAAACATTATTAGCTCAAACTCACTGTACTGAACAAATGGGGATCATGAAACTTAACTGCCAATTTGTAAATCTCCATTAATGTAatagatatttatattatatcCTGCTCTCAAGGGTGTTCGTGACTGAGGAATTGCGAGTATCTCCACGCCCTCCCCTCTCCTACTTGAAACTGTGCTGGTGCAAACACTGCCAAGAAGGTCGGTGTGATTACCTTATTGACATTACAATTTGGTGTTGTGTACAGTGTTAATCAAACTAGAAAGGTGAAATCGACTGAGATACACAAAAGTTACTGATTCGTTTTCAAACATCAGTCTTTGTAAGAATGTGGAACTGTTATTGTGTAATCATGAAGATATTGACTGATACAGACTCATTTCAAAGACAACTGAATAACGCTTAAATATCAGCCCTTTATGTGActccaattaaaataattaaatcataCGTTGTTGTCAGCTGATTATGTGACTCCATTTTAAGAAACAATTGAATCTCGCGTAATTGTCAGCTGATTATGTGACTCCATTTTAAGAAACAATTGAATCACGCGTAATTGTCAGCTGATTATGTGACTCCATTTTAAGAAACAATTGAATCACGCGTAACTGTCAGCTGATTATGTGACTGCATTTAAAAACATCTGAACCACGCATAAATGTCATCTCATTATAATATGATCGtattttaaaaactgtttaatgAAGCGTAAATGTAAACTGATTATGTGACttcaatttaaaaacaatttaatatcAACTGATTATGTTActtcattttaaaagaaatgtcGAATAAATGAGGACTGATTATGTGACATTTTGAAAGTAAGTGAATCACGCGTAATTGTCAGTTAGTTGTGTAATCCATTGAAAGACAACTGAATATCGAGTAAATGTCAGTGGATAATATGACTATTTTAAGACAGTTGATGAACTTTAAAGTTGGTATACGTTAACGATAGTTGAAAGATACGTAAATATCAATTGGCTATGGTACTTCATTTCAAGAGAAAATCAAAGACAAGTGACAGCTGATTTATTAGACTGATGTTAGAAATGATTAAAACACATATACGAGTAAtaaacagctgttcatatcgaggTTCCATTTTAACGGAATTTTAAAAAGTGGAGAGTCAGTTCAGTGAAACCTATCCTATTGTAATAAAAAGATTATATATTTAGCAATGTTGCAACATTCTCTGTGAAGAAAAATGTAGAATATTGTTGACAGGAATATTGGAATGTTGTCCTCTTAGAGATGTATCATCTATAGGAAATTTATATACCGTTTCCCATGGATAACAAATTACAGAATGTTCAGTAAATTTgtcattttgtttcattttgcttCCTCTCTTATTCACAAATACTTATTGTTCCTTTCCACTATATGGCACAGGGAAATGAGCCTGTTGAGTGACGAGAGAAGAATTTCTTTCCGCACATAATAGCATAACACTGCAGAATGTATTTTAAGTTCTCAAGGAACTAATATTTTTTTTGCTTTGGAAATTGAATGTGAATAatatgatttgtttatttatttatttatttatatttaattattacgtatttatttattttatttactttatttatttcatttgatttcattcattcattcattaaattaaatttattacttccAAGTCCTTTTCtctatctccaatttttattttactataaatCTTCCCTTTCTTGTTTAAAAATTTCTTGCCTTCACTTTTTCTTTattcccttctttatttctttcactcGCCCCTTTTTCTTGTAGTGAATCCATACTTACCTGTTTTTCCTTCTTTGTCTTTAATTCTAATTCTATTTTCTTTGTAACTCCTCCTAGcttttccttctttattcttttgtttt
Proteins encoded:
- the LOC138698354 gene encoding chondroadherin — translated: MQAQCPLLLLTLLLLAMLHAIHSILVANCIPECICLSQTQVLCNTGGLTEIPIKSLPPTVEHLSLTKNHFPIIKSDAFAGLRGLKKLSLDGNNISTIKPFAFRGLPRLRELSIQHTPLTTVAQFAFAGLQNISTILLGHNRIQRVEGYAFAGTSNVRLLLLNNNPLHRVDTSAFSGLTNVERLIFPSGIRSVEPDSFSGLDTVGVLKLAFMDLSSLKPFTFRGLSHVHVLAIQDSDLGIIRAGAFDGMTQIGILSLKNNKIDAIQELSLKPINRIRILHFHGNHLLETPLPGAVVIQGVEVLNVIDNHFPCDCHIHTLLESPLANDTTGVDFRSKNYCISPLEVNGKPMSSLDLDAIGRCQEQVTRGNLEASKGPADSGGVKASSLLVLWVHILVSALVTSLLAVLCTR